A genomic region of Acetonema longum DSM 6540 contains the following coding sequences:
- a CDS encoding PucR family transcriptional regulator: MVTCRQLLELDVLRNVRLIAGRRGLDKGVSWPYAKHTKTITPWVHGGEFLLVSGYEYGTDEGELLQLIDEAVLNQLSGLLVEGGINFKKLPEQVIRKADEADLPLFFCSGVVSFLDITRDVSTLIMESTYIARKDHSLLDQLLVSNSLTRPEIARLFEHAGISPDRCFMCAVFSIPNEEVSHIHNARIDENVMLCFSKNLKKQTKVLFEELGLEEICKVNLKTVDYLLYSEDEAGLYPIMDSLKKIRAYLDAQEKRSVYLSFSSVLSDVIQVRAGFDEAHFTASLLQQHLLPGSAAFFPDIGSYQLMLYVEDRKKLVLFRDHYLKGLYEADLGGSSQLMETLRTYLEKNGNMLRTAEALYIHRNTLQYRLDRVKAITHFDLDDSSVRRDILIAYMIMNVVPFS, from the coding sequence ATGGTTACATGTAGGCAGCTTTTGGAGTTGGACGTGTTAAGAAACGTCCGGCTGATTGCGGGTCGAAGAGGACTCGACAAAGGAGTCTCTTGGCCATACGCAAAACATACCAAAACAATAACGCCATGGGTACATGGAGGTGAATTCCTTCTTGTTTCCGGATATGAATATGGAACGGATGAAGGAGAACTTCTACAACTCATTGATGAGGCCGTTTTGAACCAACTGTCAGGGCTCCTGGTGGAAGGTGGAATCAATTTCAAGAAACTGCCGGAGCAGGTGATCCGCAAAGCCGACGAAGCAGACCTTCCCCTGTTTTTTTGCTCCGGCGTGGTCAGCTTTTTGGACATTACAAGGGATGTATCGACTCTCATCATGGAGAGCACGTATATTGCCAGAAAGGACCATTCTCTTTTGGACCAGCTTTTGGTTTCCAATTCCTTGACCCGGCCGGAAATTGCCCGTCTGTTCGAGCACGCGGGCATATCACCGGACCGGTGTTTTATGTGCGCGGTTTTTAGCATCCCCAATGAGGAGGTTTCCCATATCCACAATGCGCGTATTGATGAGAATGTCATGCTCTGCTTTTCAAAAAACCTCAAAAAGCAAACGAAGGTTTTGTTTGAAGAACTTGGCTTGGAAGAAATTTGCAAGGTGAATCTGAAAACGGTCGACTATCTGCTTTATTCCGAGGATGAGGCCGGTCTATACCCAATCATGGATTCGCTTAAAAAGATCCGGGCATATTTGGATGCGCAGGAGAAACGTTCCGTTTATCTATCGTTTAGCAGCGTGCTGTCGGACGTCATACAGGTCCGGGCCGGCTTTGACGAGGCGCATTTTACGGCTTCCCTTTTGCAACAGCATCTGCTGCCTGGCTCTGCCGCATTTTTTCCCGACATTGGCAGCTATCAGTTGATGCTGTATGTGGAGGACCGGAAAAAGCTAGTCCTGTTTCGGGATCATTATTTAAAAGGATTGTATGAAGCGGATTTAGGCGGCAGTTCGCAGCTGATGGAAACACTGCGGACTTATCTTGAGAAAAACGGGAACATGCTCCGGACTGCGGAGGCGCTTTACATCCACCGCAATACCTTACAATACCGGCTGGACCGGGTCAAAGCAATTACTCATTTTGACCTTGATGATTCTTCCGTCAGAAGAGATATTCTGATTGCTTATATGATCATGAATGTGGTTCCTTTTTCTTGA
- a CDS encoding methyl-accepting chemotaxis protein, with translation MKVDKGSSTLTAMKERRRVVMRHDKNVYGVSYIAVAVPIFNEHNAVIGALCADYIPELQDDIRDMTAKLYNAINVLASTSEEISAQTEEISAVSHTMANAAKEFQIKTSETDHVIDIITSIASQTNLLGLNAAIEAARVGEHGRGFSVVAEEIRKLASNSAASIKTIADILKVIKTESKDVFKLTEQTSEVIRQVAEATSLATNTIQEIGNMALKLKNLADSLSRDSH, from the coding sequence GTGAAAGTAGATAAAGGCTCTTCTACGCTTACCGCCATGAAAGAAAGACGCCGTGTGGTCATGAGGCATGATAAAAATGTGTATGGGGTAAGCTATATCGCCGTAGCCGTTCCAATTTTCAACGAACATAATGCGGTAATTGGCGCACTTTGCGCTGATTATATACCAGAACTTCAGGATGATATTCGGGATATGACGGCAAAATTATATAATGCCATTAATGTATTGGCCAGTACCAGTGAGGAAATTTCCGCGCAAACCGAAGAGATTTCTGCGGTATCACATACAATGGCCAATGCAGCAAAAGAGTTTCAAATTAAGACTTCTGAAACTGATCATGTTATTGATATTATAACATCCATTGCTAGCCAGACAAATTTACTCGGACTAAATGCCGCGATAGAAGCGGCCAGAGTTGGCGAGCATGGGCGGGGATTTAGCGTTGTAGCGGAAGAGATTCGTAAACTTGCCAGCAATAGCGCGGCATCAATAAAAACCATTGCCGATATCCTAAAAGTAATAAAAACAGAAAGCAAAGACGTATTCAAGCTTACAGAACAAACCAGCGAGGTTATCAGGCAAGTTGCTGAAGCGACAAGCTTGGCTACAAATACAATTCAAGAAATTGGTAATATGGCGTTGAAGCTTAAAAACTTAGCTGATAGTCTTAGTAGGGACAGCCATTAA
- a CDS encoding amidohydrolase family protein, whose protein sequence is MKKTVIDFHVHLSEYESFCDTAFAWFAQAFPSPDAYQVFCQKYKQPENFLSLMDENEVDYSVVLAEVAPLTTGVATNEMVADFCKGSPRLIPFCTFNPYLDPNMAAILPALVKDFGFKGVKLYPTYNHFYPNDPVLYPLYTVAEKLAVPILFHTGSSIFKNSRIKYGNPILYDDVAVDFPDLKIVMAHGGRGPWYDEAYCMIRLHKNVYIDVTGLPPGKLLTYFPDMERFADKFVFGTDWPNVDVKKNIDAMRNLPMATAAIDKILGENAKRILQID, encoded by the coding sequence TTGAAAAAAACAGTCATCGATTTTCATGTCCATTTAAGTGAGTATGAATCTTTCTGTGATACCGCCTTTGCATGGTTCGCCCAAGCCTTTCCCTCCCCGGACGCATACCAGGTTTTTTGTCAGAAGTATAAGCAGCCGGAAAACTTTCTTTCGCTGATGGATGAAAATGAAGTTGATTATTCCGTAGTATTGGCCGAAGTGGCGCCTTTAACCACTGGCGTTGCGACAAACGAAATGGTCGCCGACTTCTGTAAAGGCAGCCCCCGCCTGATTCCTTTTTGCACGTTTAATCCATATCTGGATCCAAATATGGCGGCAATTTTGCCGGCACTGGTGAAAGATTTCGGCTTTAAAGGCGTGAAGCTCTATCCGACCTACAACCACTTTTACCCCAACGACCCGGTTCTCTATCCTCTTTACACTGTTGCCGAAAAACTTGCCGTTCCCATCTTATTTCATACGGGTTCCTCGATTTTCAAAAATTCGCGCATCAAGTATGGCAATCCCATTCTTTACGATGATGTCGCGGTAGATTTTCCTGATTTGAAAATAGTGATGGCCCACGGCGGCCGGGGGCCTTGGTATGATGAGGCTTATTGCATGATTCGTCTGCACAAGAATGTCTATATTGACGTCACGGGTCTTCCACCCGGTAAGCTGCTGACTTATTTCCCGGACATGGAACGTTTTGCCGATAAGTTCGTTTTCGGTACCGACTGGCCCAATGTGGACGTGAAAAAAAATATTGACGCCATGCGCAATCTGCCCATGGCGACAGCGGCTATTGACAAAATCCTTGGCGAGAATGCAAAACGTATCTTGCAGATTGACTAA
- a CDS encoding acyl-CoA dehydrogenase, whose protein sequence is MNFVLTQEQTDIRKMVREFAEKSVAPTAAERDEKEYFPREIFAAMGELGILGIPYPEEYGGVGSDFVSYAIAVEEISRVCASTGIGLSVHTSLCSWPIFHYGAEEQKQKYLRPLASGNKLGAFGLTEPNAGTDASAGSATAVKDGGSYILNGTKVFNTNGGEAEIEVIFAATDKAAGLKGLSAFIVEKGTPGFTFGKKEIKMGIRSSVQRELIFENCRVPAANLLGKEGEGFKIAMTTLDGGRIGIAAQAVGIAQSALEHAIKYAKERIQFGKPITGNQAISFMLADMATKVDAARLLTYRAAYNKSNHLPYSKEAAMAKLFASDAAVAVTADAVQVFGGYGYSREYPVERLMRDAKITQIYEGTNQAMRMVIAGSILR, encoded by the coding sequence GTGAATTTTGTACTCACACAAGAGCAAACAGACATTCGCAAAATGGTGAGGGAATTTGCCGAGAAATCGGTGGCGCCGACGGCCGCGGAACGGGATGAAAAGGAATATTTCCCGCGGGAGATCTTTGCTGCGATGGGCGAACTGGGTATTCTGGGCATACCCTATCCCGAAGAGTATGGCGGGGTGGGCAGCGATTTTGTAAGCTATGCCATTGCGGTGGAAGAGATATCCCGCGTATGCGCCTCCACCGGCATTGGGCTTTCCGTCCACACTTCACTCTGTTCCTGGCCGATTTTTCACTACGGCGCAGAAGAGCAAAAGCAAAAATACTTGCGGCCGCTGGCGTCCGGCAATAAACTGGGAGCCTTTGGCCTGACCGAGCCCAACGCCGGCACCGATGCCTCGGCGGGGTCCGCGACTGCGGTTAAAGACGGGGGCAGTTATATCCTGAATGGTACCAAAGTCTTTAATACCAATGGCGGCGAAGCGGAAATCGAAGTCATATTCGCCGCCACCGACAAGGCCGCCGGCCTGAAAGGCTTGAGCGCGTTTATTGTCGAAAAAGGAACCCCAGGCTTTACCTTCGGCAAAAAAGAAATCAAAATGGGGATTCGTTCTTCGGTGCAAAGAGAACTGATCTTTGAAAACTGCCGCGTTCCGGCTGCCAATCTCCTGGGCAAAGAAGGGGAAGGATTCAAAATCGCCATGACGACCCTGGACGGGGGGCGGATCGGCATAGCAGCGCAAGCTGTCGGCATTGCCCAGAGCGCTCTGGAGCACGCTATTAAGTACGCAAAAGAGCGGATCCAATTCGGCAAGCCGATCACCGGCAACCAGGCAATCAGTTTTATGCTGGCCGATATGGCCACTAAGGTAGATGCAGCCCGGCTGCTGACTTATCGGGCGGCGTATAACAAGTCGAATCATCTTCCTTATTCCAAGGAAGCCGCCATGGCCAAATTGTTTGCCTCGGACGCCGCCGTGGCAGTGACCGCCGACGCCGTGCAAGTTTTCGGCGGCTATGGCTACAGCCGGGAATACCCCGTAGAGCGCCTGATGCGGGATGCCAAGATCACCCAGATTTACGAAGGTACCAACCAGGCCATGCGGATGGTTATAGCCGGCTCCATTCTGCGGTAA
- a CDS encoding hotdog fold domain-containing protein codes for MVGEKVILRARMSAGDAHYAGELVNGSKILDYFGDVGTELCIRFDGDESLFRSYDSVEFLAPVYAGDFMEYHGWIESAGASSRKMKFEAYKVIELARDPKLAISAANVLKEPLLVGKASGTLIVQKQFQRGHQDPKFAVKK; via the coding sequence ATGGTTGGGGAAAAAGTTATTCTACGGGCAAGAATGAGCGCTGGTGATGCGCACTATGCCGGTGAACTGGTCAACGGCTCAAAAATTCTGGACTACTTTGGCGATGTCGGCACAGAACTGTGCATTCGTTTCGACGGGGATGAAAGCTTGTTTCGCTCCTACGACTCGGTTGAATTTTTAGCACCCGTTTATGCCGGCGACTTCATGGAATATCACGGCTGGATTGAATCGGCCGGCGCTTCTTCCCGCAAAATGAAGTTCGAGGCTTACAAAGTGATCGAGCTGGCCCGTGATCCCAAGCTGGCCATTTCCGCGGCGAATGTGCTGAAAGAGCCGCTGCTGGTGGGTAAGGCCAGCGGGACCCTGATCGTTCAGAAGCAGTTCCAGCGGGGTCACCAAGATCCCAAATTTGCCGTGAAGAAATAG
- a CDS encoding 2-oxoacid:acceptor oxidoreductase family protein, with translation MKHEMLFSGIGGQGIMLLGEVLCSVAVAAGYQVTFAPFYGQEKRGGRTMCHVVISDAMESPIISEAELMLIMDERSLQDFQSLMAPQGALLLNSSMIEREPACQCREIKKVPFYDIAVELGNAKVANMVALGALLKYLPFIPYDKVVAAVQQAFAAKQKVAALNVQALKAGYTYGF, from the coding sequence ATGAAACATGAGATGCTGTTTTCCGGAATTGGCGGGCAGGGAATCATGCTGCTGGGCGAGGTGCTTTGCAGCGTAGCCGTGGCGGCAGGGTATCAGGTTACCTTTGCCCCTTTCTACGGCCAGGAAAAAAGAGGCGGCCGCACGATGTGCCATGTGGTCATTTCTGATGCCATGGAATCGCCCATCATTTCGGAAGCCGAGCTGATGCTGATCATGGATGAACGGTCCCTGCAGGATTTCCAAAGCCTGATGGCCCCCCAGGGCGCACTGCTGCTCAACAGTTCGATGATTGAGCGGGAACCTGCCTGTCAATGCCGGGAAATTAAGAAAGTGCCCTTTTATGATATTGCCGTCGAATTGGGCAACGCAAAAGTGGCCAACATGGTTGCTTTAGGCGCCCTGTTAAAGTATTTGCCGTTTATCCCGTACGATAAGGTGGTCGCGGCAGTGCAGCAGGCTTTTGCGGCAAAACAAAAGGTGGCGGCCCTCAATGTACAGGCGTTAAAAGCCGGCTATACCTATGGCTTTTGA
- a CDS encoding thiamine pyrophosphate-dependent enzyme encodes MKTIYSRPDVFTEAVTTYCGGCGHGLINKLMAELIDELQLRERGILVWPIGCSVYADKYYRMDAICALHGRAPALATGIKRALPDKFVLVYQGDGDLVSEGMSEIMHAAVRGENFTVIFVNNAIYGMTGGQMAPTTLLGQVTSTSPHGRSAATSGYPVNMAEIMARMPGVCYSERVTVNNPQRIAAAKKAMRRAFTLQFENKGLSFVEVLSPCPTGWGKKPVDALAWVDEQMIDIYPLGVFKTPQEVTVK; translated from the coding sequence GTGAAGACGATCTACAGCAGACCGGACGTTTTTACGGAGGCAGTCACCACTTATTGCGGCGGCTGCGGTCATGGCCTGATCAACAAACTGATGGCGGAGCTGATCGATGAGCTGCAGCTGCGCGAACGGGGAATCCTTGTCTGGCCGATCGGCTGTTCCGTTTATGCCGACAAATATTACAGGATGGATGCCATCTGCGCTCTGCACGGCAGGGCGCCGGCCCTGGCTACGGGCATCAAGCGCGCTTTGCCGGATAAATTTGTTCTGGTTTATCAGGGAGACGGCGATCTGGTTTCCGAAGGTATGTCCGAGATCATGCATGCTGCCGTCCGGGGGGAAAACTTCACGGTGATTTTCGTCAATAACGCTATTTACGGTATGACAGGCGGCCAGATGGCTCCCACCACCCTCCTGGGGCAGGTGACTTCCACCTCGCCCCATGGCCGGTCCGCAGCGACCAGCGGCTATCCGGTGAACATGGCGGAAATCATGGCCCGGATGCCCGGCGTCTGCTACAGCGAACGGGTTACCGTCAACAACCCGCAGCGTATTGCCGCCGCTAAAAAAGCGATGAGGCGAGCGTTTACCCTGCAGTTTGAAAACAAGGGCCTCAGCTTTGTGGAAGTACTGTCTCCCTGCCCCACGGGCTGGGGGAAGAAACCCGTCGATGCTCTGGCTTGGGTGGACGAACAGATGATTGATATATATCCCTTGGGCGTGTTTAAAACCCCGCAGGAGGTGACTGTGAAATGA
- the vorB gene encoding 3-methyl-2-oxobutanoate dehydrogenase subunit VorB has product MGEKVFMQGNAALAESAIRAGCRFFFGYPITPSSEVPEYYARKAKDEDLVFVQGETEVAVFNMIAGTAATGNRVMTATSGPGFSLGQEAMSFMSAAGLPAVIVQVMRPGPADGEILAAQGDYFQAVKGGGHGDYNNLVLAPYSVQEMCQLIQECFELAEKYRNPVVLLSDALLAKMQESVELPGRKQQHCDLNWALTGCAGREHNAITTCGDGAAQWEGFNLVLQEKFSKIKANEERWENYQVEDAELVLVAYGSMARINLGAMKLAREAGLKVGLVRPISLWPFPVKAFAGLDDKKFLVTELSAGQMVEDVKLTVAHKENVHFYGRLGGVVPTPKEIFQQIKELVVK; this is encoded by the coding sequence ATGGGCGAGAAGGTCTTTATGCAAGGCAATGCGGCTCTGGCGGAATCTGCTATTCGTGCCGGCTGTAGATTTTTTTTCGGTTACCCTATTACGCCATCCAGTGAAGTGCCGGAATATTACGCCAGGAAGGCCAAGGATGAAGACTTGGTGTTTGTACAGGGGGAAACGGAAGTTGCCGTATTTAATATGATCGCCGGCACGGCAGCTACCGGCAACCGGGTGATGACAGCCACCTCGGGCCCAGGTTTCAGCCTGGGGCAGGAAGCCATGTCGTTTATGAGCGCCGCCGGCTTGCCTGCCGTTATTGTGCAGGTCATGCGCCCCGGTCCTGCCGACGGGGAGATTCTGGCGGCCCAGGGTGATTATTTCCAGGCGGTGAAAGGCGGCGGGCACGGCGATTACAATAATCTGGTGCTGGCGCCTTATTCTGTGCAGGAAATGTGCCAGCTTATTCAGGAATGCTTTGAACTGGCGGAAAAATACCGCAATCCCGTGGTCCTGCTCAGCGATGCCTTGCTGGCTAAGATGCAGGAAAGCGTGGAGCTTCCCGGGCGCAAACAGCAGCATTGCGATTTGAACTGGGCCCTTACCGGCTGCGCCGGCCGGGAGCACAATGCGATTACTACCTGCGGCGACGGCGCCGCCCAGTGGGAAGGGTTCAACCTGGTCCTTCAGGAGAAATTTTCCAAAATCAAGGCCAACGAGGAACGCTGGGAAAATTACCAGGTAGAAGATGCGGAGCTTGTTTTGGTCGCTTACGGCAGCATGGCCCGGATCAACCTGGGGGCCATGAAGCTGGCCAGGGAGGCCGGTTTAAAAGTAGGCCTGGTGCGGCCCATTTCTCTCTGGCCCTTTCCGGTGAAGGCGTTCGCCGGCCTAGACGATAAAAAGTTCCTGGTAACCGAGCTAAGCGCCGGACAGATGGTGGAAGACGTCAAGCTTACTGTGGCTCATAAAGAGAATGTTCATTTTTACGGCCGGCTGGGCGGCGTCGTGCCCACGCCGAAAGAAATCTTTCAGCAGATCAAAGAATTGGTGGTGAAGTAA
- a CDS encoding ferredoxin family protein: MNQVKIEFDRCKECGYCVNFCPQKVLLIGDKVNKRGYYPPAAALLQDCIACGTCARVCPEAAIAVYKES; this comes from the coding sequence ATGAATCAGGTAAAGATTGAATTTGACCGGTGCAAAGAATGCGGCTATTGCGTCAATTTTTGTCCCCAAAAAGTTCTGCTGATAGGGGACAAGGTCAATAAACGGGGATACTATCCCCCTGCCGCCGCCTTACTTCAGGACTGTATCGCCTGCGGCACCTGCGCCAGGGTATGTCCGGAAGCGGCAATAGCAGTTTATAAAGAAAGCTAA